TATGTGAAAATTGGAACGAAATTGTTTTTTGGTGCTAATCTATCGGTCATCTAAGATTTTTTGTACAGGTTTATGTGCTCTAAGCATGTTAATAACACTGAACAGAGTAAATTGGAGTCCACAAGAAGAGCATGTATCGCAATTCTCAAGTGATGAACAACTTCATAGCAACTATATggaagataaatattttaatgatttgatTGATATGGCTGGTCACATCCAATTATCCGGTTACTTGTATATATTTCGCCTGTTTTCTCTTTGCCTTATCTGTTTATTTCTATCAAAAATTGATTTATCTAATTGGATTAGTTCTTTGGTTGTGGGAAACAGAATTATATTGGAAGTAAGACTGTGTTTTTATACATTGTTTGTTACTGTTTCTTATTTCCAGTACAAACCTAAGATTAATTTGAATGACAAATATGTAAATTGTTGAGAAATTTGTTTACAATGTTTATCTCATTTTTATGAACAAGTAGTTAACATTCACCTTTGGAATTAGAGATTGTATCATCTACCTCCGGGCATAACGACAGACCTGGTGACCCATGTTTGTGTCACTTTCCTTTTACCCTTTCCTATGCATGTCTTGTGTTAGAGAGTTCGTTATATCTCATTTTCTATTAATTATCACTTTGGAAATAAACAGTCATCTCCACTTGCCATTCGTGGTTTACATACTTGAAGCATATCTAAACTATATGTTAAGGATACTCATATTTGAACCCTAAGCGCACAATCGTTGCAGCTATGGGTAGATGATGTTGTAATAATTTATTTGTAGCTTTTCCTTGAAGAATGTAATCACCTAATTCAGTCACTATACTGGTTTACTATGATATTAGATACTGAATTTCAAATCACTTTTTTACATAATGATTCACATCAATGGAAGATGCTGACTTAAACAAAAAGTAAATTGCGTGACTAGTAATGATTAAACAATGCTACACTTTCTCCTTCAGATATTATGTCATTTgggaaatttgaattatgtttgaACTTGACTAACACTCATGTAAAATTGTTGGTAAATTATTGAAAGTATTTATTCCATTTAAACAATTACTGGCATCAACATCAACCTTGAGGACCATTAGGAACTGGTGGTAGGAAATCTTTTTTTAAAGACATCTGAAATAACTCATTGAGATCTGAGTTTTAAGTGTTGTGTAAAGACATATATTCTGATTTAAATTAGGCTACAATATAATAGTATTGggagaaaatacctgaaaatatatTGAAAATTGATATGAAGCTCCCTTCATAATACAAAGGAAATATGGCAGCTAATCTATGGTGTAGtggactttttctttttctctttgtatGTGGGGTTTTTTGATAATGTTGCTGTCACTCTGTACATGTTGTTCTGTGGTGTTCGTTGCCAATTAAGATAGACTTGGTTATTAATATGGAAACATGAGTCTAAATCTAAAACACAAAAAACTACATCTGACATTTTTATTAGATCATCTTGCTAAAAACTTTGCCATGGGAAATTTATACATGCACACCACTGTCCTCCACTGAAGATGGCATTGTTGGTGGTTGACTCATTTAATCAAATAAATTCTAGTAGTTTATCATCTtccttattattataatatatgacAAGCAATTTTGTTAATTAAGCAGATGAAGGAAAAGcatgaaattaaaatttaattttcttttgttaaaattttttattgataGAATGACTTGTGTGCAAGAAATTGGCATATAGTTGGCTAAGTAAACGTCGATGATTAGGGTTTTCACAAGGCGTAATTGTTGACTATTGAGAGGTGATGACGGTTGGTGATGCCATGTGATGAAAATTTTGTCAGAACTATAATGGTTGTAATGGGGGTTGCCTGAGGTGATTGGTAATATCTTTTGTGACTGTCCTCTGTTGCATCAGTTCACCCCATTGATGTTACTCTTTTATTGGTCATGCTAAACTCTGATTTATTCCACATGGTAACGTTTTGTAAATCATGGTATTACTAAAAGTAATGGGTATAATGTAGATATGCTTTTACTGTCTCGTGTGTTTCGTGAATTATCAATGCGTTTATGCGATGGTTCATTGACCTATGTTCTTTGTATTTTTAGTTCTTACGTCTTATAGCTTTGGAGTCGACTTTCTAGGAGGATTTCTCCATTGACTTGTGTGGAGTAATATGGAGCTGCCTCTATTGACCCACTCATCTAACTTTAAGTTCTAGTTTTATTTATTTGGTAGATGTATTGGTTTTGTTTTTTAATCTTTACCTCTAGGTATGTTCTCTTTGTGGCGATGTGTGTTGTAATTTTGTATGCAAATCTCATCTAATAAGAGAGatgtttctttctttatttttatgtttttgggCAGTTAGTTTCTTTATATGCAAATATGTTGTCTGATAGTGGTCCTGGTACTGCTCTGCAGCACTGCTGGTTGCCCATTTGGAGAGGGTTGCCATTTTCTCCATTATGTTCCTGGTGGCCTTCAGGCCGTTGCCCAGATGAACAACCTAGGCAACCCAGCACTCGCACCTCCTGTGAGGAACCCAGCAGCCCTTTCTGCCATTCATGATGGTGCTCCTGCGCCTGCTGTGAAGACCCGCTTATGTAACAAATACAACACAGCAGAAGGTTGTAAATTTGGAGACAGATGCAATTTTGCCCATGGAGAGCAGGAGCTTGGCAAACCAAAGGTATCATCCACTGATGGTCCAATGGCACCTCCAATGGGAGGAAGACCGGGAGGTCGATATGAGCCAGTTCGTCGATTTGAGCCAGTTCCCCCTTCTACCGTGGGTGCTGCTGCTAGCTTTGGAGTTTCTGCCACTGCAAAGATCAGTGTGGATGCATCTCTTTCTGGTGCCATCATTGGGAAGGGTGGAGTCAATACCAAACAGATTTGCCGCCTGACTGGAGCAAAGCTGTCGATACGGGAGCATGAGTCAGACCCTAACCTGAAGAACATTGAGCTGGAGGGATCGTTTGATCAGATTAATCGGGCAAGTGCAATGGTGAGAGAGCTAATCGTTAACATTAGTGCTACCACTGGGTTGCCAGCCAGGAATTCGGCTCCTGCAGCCACAACAGGCTCTCGGAGTAACTACAAGACTAAGTTGTGTGAAAACTTTGGCAAAGGGTCTTGTTCTTTTGGTGATCGGTGCCACTTCGCACATGGGGAAAGTGAGCTGCGCAGGGCTTCCGGGTGAGATTAAAACACCAGCAGCGGTTATGTCATTTCCCTAGGATCTGATGGATTCCTAAAAGAAACTTTTCCGAGCATCCATGCGGTTAATGACTCGGGGTAATTTTAGTGGTACTTTGCTTCCGTAGTTTTCCTGAATCTTGTTGATTAAATTTAGACTCTGCTCGTTTTCTGGTTTCTCTTGGATCCATATCTGCCTGGTTTCAGCTGTTAATGATATGGTGATAAAATCCTGTGATATCGGAATCATTTTGTACTgtctctatttgattgtgattaaaAGGTGACTTTGCAGTGACCTTCTATTTAGTGCTTAGTCTTCCGTGTCTGACTGCCTCATTATTGTATTTGGATTACGAAGATAGGATTGGCTTGAACACCCATGGGAGATACCAGCATTCTTGATGACCAGAGATGTTCTCGGTGATCCTACAGCTTCCCTGGTGCGATAGCTGTAGCATATAGAATTACGTTCAAGTTA
The window above is part of the Musa acuminata AAA Group cultivar baxijiao chromosome BXJ1-1, Cavendish_Baxijiao_AAA, whole genome shotgun sequence genome. Proteins encoded here:
- the LOC103993429 gene encoding zinc finger CCCH domain-containing protein 14, with product MEASRKRGPPDAANGSGPASKRTRESDSFQHGIGSKSKPCTKFFSTAGCPFGEGCHFLHYVPGGLQAVAQMNNLGNPALAPPVRNPAALSAIHDGAPAPAVKTRLCNKYNTAEGCKFGDRCNFAHGEQELGKPKVSSTDGPMAPPMGGRPGGRYEPVRRFEPVPPSTVGAAASFGVSATAKISVDASLSGAIIGKGGVNTKQICRLTGAKLSIREHESDPNLKNIELEGSFDQINRASAMVRELIVNISATTGLPARNSAPAATTGSRSNYKTKLCENFGKGSCSFGDRCHFAHGESELRRASG